TTAATTTCACCGTTTTCATTGAATAAGAAAATTCTATTTAGAAAATTTTCCGAAATTAAAACTGCTAGATTATTTTCACTATTATCTGCAATAATACTTTGCTCGTTATGCTGATGAGTTTTGTAGAGAAAATATTTTTTATGAATTTCATTATTTTCATAAAATTCAATCAATCCTTCTTGCGAAAAGATTAAATAAAATTTATTTGAATCTAAAATTTTTACTTCCGGAGTTGATTGAAACGGCTCTAATATTTTTGTGAATGATTTGCGAATAACTCCATTTTGCGAAAGAATAATTTCAATCTCGCGTTTTTCTGAGTAACTTTTTTCAGAATCAATTTTTTGGAACGTAATACTATTTTGTGCAAATAGTAAATTGAATTTTAACATAAATAAAACAAAAATTATTTTGTAAATATTTTTCATTTCAATAAAATCATTTTTTTTGTTTGAATAAAATTATGTGTTTTCAATTGAAAATAATAAACTCCACTTGCCAAATCTCTTGCATCAAATTCAATTTTGTAATTTCCCGGTTTTTGTTTTTGATTAACTAAAGTTGCAACTTCTCTTCCTAGAATATCATACACAATTAATTTCACATTGTCATCCCGAACTTGATTCGGGATCTCAGAATTATTAAGATGCTGAAATGAATTCAGCATGACAGATTGCGGAATGCTATATTCTATTGTTGTAATTGGATTAAAAGGATTTGGGAAATTTTGAAAAAGTTTAAATTCATTTTGTATAGTTTTTTCTTCGTCAATTTTTACAGTAAGAATATTTAAATACTCTAAAAATAATCTCATT
The nucleotide sequence above comes from Ignavibacteriota bacterium. Encoded proteins:
- a CDS encoding T9SS type A sorting domain-containing protein, translating into MIYLSFPFEAIGNEVERQILMRLFLEYLNILTVKIDEEKTIQNEFKLFQNFPNPFNPITTIEYSIPQSVMLNSFQHLNNSEIPNQVRDDNVKLIVYDILGREVATLVNQKQKPGNYKIEFDARDLASGVYYFQLKTHNFIQTKKMILLK